The following coding sequences are from one Augochlora pura isolate Apur16 chromosome 6, APUR_v2.2.1, whole genome shotgun sequence window:
- the LOC144471614 gene encoding tetraspanin-3 isoform X1 — MKYLKVVLFTFNLLIWLAGCTVLVIGAWLLLEPSKGHLLNLFVPNDKPHDTINLIADTLLCLGFTVLIVGIFGCRAALHENQCILATYMSMLAALLVTELVFAAVGGLMTFRILSGLEGRLISKLADEYGHEQTSDIAFSNSLDFAQYKFNCCGIHGYGDYNGTAWWRDAQLSGNRRQVPLTCCVLKNTEVKNTGSPMSVVSRVFHKNKTEKPWLNPKPKDEVACQLEDKEGHEGYRHKEGCIDKVTGWLQYESFTLVFLGMAMAGIQTFGIITSAFLCRTIRDMQVD, encoded by the exons atgaaatatttgaaagtcGTTCTGTTCACGTTCAACTTGTTAATATGG TTGGCCGGCTGTACGGTACTAGTAATAGGAGCATGGCTGCTGCTGGAGCCGAGCAAAGGTCACCTCTTGAACCTTTTCGTACCTAACGACAAGCCTCACGATACAATTAACTTAATAGCGGACACCTTGCTGTGCCTCGGCTTCACGGTGCTCATAGTCGGCATCTTCGGATGCCGCGCCGCGTTGCACGAGAACCAGTGCATCCTTGCCACC TATATGAGCATGCTCGCAGCTCTGCTCGTCACAGAGCTCGTCTTTGCCGCGGTTGGCGGACTGATGACCTTCCGGATACTTTCCGGATTAGAAGGCAGGCTAATTAGCAAATTGGCCGACGAATACGGCCACGAGCAGACCAGCGATATTGCTTTTAGCAACAGTCTCGACTTCGCACAATATAAG TTTAATTGCTGTGGCATACACGGCTATGGGGACTACAATGGCACGGCTTGGTGGCGGGATGCGCAACTTTCGGGGAACAGAAGGCAGGTCCCTCTCACGTGctgcgttttaaaaaataccgaG GTGAAAAATACTGGAAGTCCGATGAGCGTCGTCTCAAGagtgtttcataaaaat AAGACCGAGAAACCATGGCTGAATCCGAAACCGAAAGATGAGGTGGCGTGTCAATTGGAAGACAAAGAAGGCCACGAAGGGTATCGTCATAAAGAG GGTTGTATCGATAAAGTCACCGGCTGGCTGCAGTACGAGAGCTTCACTTTAGTATTTTTGGGCATGGCGATGGCTGGCATACAA ACGTTCGGCATAATAACATCGGCGTTCCTTTGTCGAACGATCAGGGACATGCAGGTGGACTGA
- the LOC144471614 gene encoding CD82 antigen isoform X3, translating to MKYLKVVLFTFNLLIWLAGCTVLVIGAWLLLEPSKGHLLNLFVPNDKPHDTINLIADTLLCLGFTVLIVGIFGCRAALHENQCILATYMSMLAALLVTELVFAAVGGLMTFRILSGLEGRLISKLADEYGHEQTSDIAFSNSLDFAQYKVKNTGSPMSVVSRVFHKNKTEKPWLNPKPKDEVACQLEDKEGHEGYRHKEGCIDKVTGWLQYESFTLVFLGMAMAGIQTFGIITSAFLCRTIRDMQVD from the exons atgaaatatttgaaagtcGTTCTGTTCACGTTCAACTTGTTAATATGG TTGGCCGGCTGTACGGTACTAGTAATAGGAGCATGGCTGCTGCTGGAGCCGAGCAAAGGTCACCTCTTGAACCTTTTCGTACCTAACGACAAGCCTCACGATACAATTAACTTAATAGCGGACACCTTGCTGTGCCTCGGCTTCACGGTGCTCATAGTCGGCATCTTCGGATGCCGCGCCGCGTTGCACGAGAACCAGTGCATCCTTGCCACC TATATGAGCATGCTCGCAGCTCTGCTCGTCACAGAGCTCGTCTTTGCCGCGGTTGGCGGACTGATGACCTTCCGGATACTTTCCGGATTAGAAGGCAGGCTAATTAGCAAATTGGCCGACGAATACGGCCACGAGCAGACCAGCGATATTGCTTTTAGCAACAGTCTCGACTTCGCACAATATAAG GTGAAAAATACTGGAAGTCCGATGAGCGTCGTCTCAAGagtgtttcataaaaat AAGACCGAGAAACCATGGCTGAATCCGAAACCGAAAGATGAGGTGGCGTGTCAATTGGAAGACAAAGAAGGCCACGAAGGGTATCGTCATAAAGAG GGTTGTATCGATAAAGTCACCGGCTGGCTGCAGTACGAGAGCTTCACTTTAGTATTTTTGGGCATGGCGATGGCTGGCATACAA ACGTTCGGCATAATAACATCGGCGTTCCTTTGTCGAACGATCAGGGACATGCAGGTGGACTGA
- the LOC144471614 gene encoding tetraspanin-3 isoform X2, with protein MKYLKVVLFTFNLLIWLAGCTVLVIGAWLLLEPSKGHLLNLFVPNDKPHDTINLIADTLLCLGFTVLIVGIFGCRAALHENQCILATYMSMLAALLVTELVFAAVGGLMTFRILSGLEGRLISKLADEYGHEQTSDIAFSNSLDFAQYKFNCCGIHGYGDYNGTAWWRDAQLSGNRRQVPLTCCVLKNTEVKNTGSPMSVVSRVFHKNTEKPWLNPKPKDEVACQLEDKEGHEGYRHKEGCIDKVTGWLQYESFTLVFLGMAMAGIQTFGIITSAFLCRTIRDMQVD; from the exons atgaaatatttgaaagtcGTTCTGTTCACGTTCAACTTGTTAATATGG TTGGCCGGCTGTACGGTACTAGTAATAGGAGCATGGCTGCTGCTGGAGCCGAGCAAAGGTCACCTCTTGAACCTTTTCGTACCTAACGACAAGCCTCACGATACAATTAACTTAATAGCGGACACCTTGCTGTGCCTCGGCTTCACGGTGCTCATAGTCGGCATCTTCGGATGCCGCGCCGCGTTGCACGAGAACCAGTGCATCCTTGCCACC TATATGAGCATGCTCGCAGCTCTGCTCGTCACAGAGCTCGTCTTTGCCGCGGTTGGCGGACTGATGACCTTCCGGATACTTTCCGGATTAGAAGGCAGGCTAATTAGCAAATTGGCCGACGAATACGGCCACGAGCAGACCAGCGATATTGCTTTTAGCAACAGTCTCGACTTCGCACAATATAAG TTTAATTGCTGTGGCATACACGGCTATGGGGACTACAATGGCACGGCTTGGTGGCGGGATGCGCAACTTTCGGGGAACAGAAGGCAGGTCCCTCTCACGTGctgcgttttaaaaaataccgaG GTGAAAAATACTGGAAGTCCGATGAGCGTCGTCTCAAGagtgtttcataaaaat ACCGAGAAACCATGGCTGAATCCGAAACCGAAAGATGAGGTGGCGTGTCAATTGGAAGACAAAGAAGGCCACGAAGGGTATCGTCATAAAGAG GGTTGTATCGATAAAGTCACCGGCTGGCTGCAGTACGAGAGCTTCACTTTAGTATTTTTGGGCATGGCGATGGCTGGCATACAA ACGTTCGGCATAATAACATCGGCGTTCCTTTGTCGAACGATCAGGGACATGCAGGTGGACTGA
- the Cds gene encoding CDP-diacylglycerol synthase: MTEIRKRIIVNDDQKEDVESEDDAKLEVEEMAKSLPQGTDHTPHILDSALSGLPDRWKNWVIRTIFALFMIVGFCGIIYIGPLALMATTLIVQVKCFQEIINIGYAVYRIHGLPWFRSLSWYFLITSNYFFYGENLMDYFAVVINRTDYLRILVTYHRFISFCLYIVGFVWFVLSLVKKYYMKQFSLFAWTHVALLIVVTQSYLIITNIFEGLIWFIVPVSMIVINDVMAYMFGFFFGKTPLIKLSPKKTWEGFIGGGFSTVVLGLMISYIMCQYRYFVCPIEYSEALGRMTIDCEPSSLFQPQDYALPNSLQVIWKVVSGKSTITLYPFLLHSLSMSIFSSVIGPFGGFFASGFKRAFKIKDFGDIIPGHGGIMDRFDCQYLMATFVNVYISSFIRTSSPQKLLQQVYSLKPEQQLQLFQTLKDSLENRGLLNLY, from the exons ATGACAGAAATTCGGAAGAGAATAATTGTCAATGATGATCAG AAGGAAGATGTGGAATCTGAGGATGATGCAAAGCTGGAAGTGGAGGAAATGGCAAAGAGCCTTCCACAAGGAACGGATCATACTCCTCACATTTTAGATTCAGCCCTCTCTGGCTTACCTGATCG CTGGAAAAATTGGGTGATTCGAACTATTTTTGCACTGTTTATGATTGTTGGATTTTgtggtattatttatattggaCCATTAGCACTAATGGCTACA acaCTGATTGTACAAGTAAAatgttttcaagaaattattaacattggATATGCTGTGTACAGAATTCATGGTTTACCATGGTTCAGATCTCTCTCatggtattttttaattacgtcgaattatttcttttatggAGAAAATTTAATGGATTATTTTGCTGTGGTTATTAACAGAACA gaCTATTTACGTATACTTGTTACTTATCATCGTTTTATCTCATTCTGTCTATACATTGTTGGTTTCGTATGGTTTGTACTATCACTTGTAAAGAAATACTATATGAAACAGTTTTCCCTGTTTGCTTGGACACATGTTGCTTTACTTATTGTTGTAACACAAAGTTATCTGATAATTACGAACATTTTTGAAGGTTTGATATG GTTTATTGTTCCAGTAAGTATGATAGTGATAAATGATGTAATGGCTTATATGTTCGGTTTCTTCTTTGGTAAAACacctttaattaaattgtcacCAAAAAAGACTTGGGAAGGTTTTATAGGTGGTGGTTTCTCAACGGTAGTGCTTGGTTTAAtg ATATCGTACATTATGTGTCAGTACCGCTACTTTGTCTGTCCTATTGAATACAGTGAAGCTTTAGGACGTATGACTATTGATTGTGAACCATCCAGTTTATTCCAACCTCAAGACTACGCCTTGCCTAACAGTTTGCAAGTCATTTGGAAAGTG GTTAGTGGAAAATCTACAATAACATTGTATCCTTTCTTACTTCACTCGCTATCAATGTCAATATTCAGTTCTGTAATCGGACCATTTGGAGGGTTCTTTGCTAGTGGTTTTAAGAGGGCATTCAAAATTAag GATTTTGGAGACATTATCCCTGGTCATGGAGGAATAATGGATAGATTTgattgtcaatatttaatgGCAACATTTGTCAATGTTTATATATCCTCATTTATTCGAACTTCTTCACCCCAAAAACTTCTCCAACAg GTATACAGCTTAAAACCAGAACAACAGCTACAGTTATTCCAGACTCTGAAGGATTCGCTAGAAAACAGaggtttattaaatttatattaa